In one window of Rhinoderma darwinii isolate aRhiDar2 unplaced genomic scaffold, aRhiDar2.hap1 Scaffold_100, whole genome shotgun sequence DNA:
- the LOC142698221 gene encoding olfactory receptor 52Z1P-like has product MTNGKSQPTPKLFIFSHRLSSEDIISRFPIDLRMNMLNQSQYISSHTEFVLFGFPGIIAYRKFLVIPFLSVYLTILTGNSIIIYRICVERSLQSPMYILISILFTVNISCTTSIIPKLIIGLSFDMNEIPLAGCLIQMFYIYFMAIFESGIILSMALDRFVAICRPLRYNDIITKRTLVYLAIIGVGRGILFVAPMVILASCVQYCKSNIILNFVCENMGLLSLACGDISKQQIVGLLVRIFITFLDSSLLLFSYSIILYTTMKIISGKARHKALHTCGTHLLVAMLIYTCALVSSIVYRMHSLISYDVQNLFNAIYLMIPAMLNPFIYGLGVREIRYSLSRSWKRRSCVLFSSMHVHINKTFVLRLTAEEK; this is encoded by the coding sequence ATGACTAACGGGAAATCACAACCAACTCCCAAACTCTTCATCTTCTCACATCGACTTTCCTCAGAAGACATCATAAGTAGGTTTCCTATAGACTTGAGGATGAACATGTTAAACCAAAGTCAGTATATTTCCTCTCACACTGAATTTGTCCTCTTTGGGTTTCCAGGGATAATTGCCTACAGGAAATTTTTGGTGATTCCATTCCTCTCTGTGTATCTGACAATCTTGACTGGTAACTCTATCATTATATATCGGATCTGTGTTGAGAGGAGTCTCCAGTCTCCCATGTATATTCTTATCTCAATCCTCTTTACTGTCAACATTTCTTGCACAACTTCCATCATCCCGAAGCTCATCATTGGCTTGTCATTCGATATGAATGAGATCCCTCTCGCCGGTTGCCTCATACAGATGTTCTATATTTATTTCATGGCTATTTTTGAGTCTGGTATTATCCTGTCAATGGCTCTGGACAGGTTTGTGGCCATTTGTCGGCCTCTACGTTACAATGATATCATAACTAAACGGACCCTGGTCTACCTGGCCATCATTGGGGTTGGCCGGGGCATTCTTTTTGTTGCCCCAATGGTCATATTGGCTTCGTGTGTTCAATATTGTAAGTCCAACATCATTCTGAATTTTGTCTGtgagaacatggggcttctgagccTGGCCTGCGGTGACATCTCCAAACAGCAAATTGTGGGTCTCCTTGTTCGGATCTTCATCACATTTCTAGATTCCAGTCTACTCCTATTCTCCTACTCCATCATCCTCTATACAACCATGAAGATCATATCTGGTAAAGCTCGGCACAAAGCCTTGCACACCTGTGGAACGCACCTGCTGGTGGCCATGCTTATATACACGTGTGCTCTGGTATCCTCCATCGTGTACAGAATGCATTCACTTATCTCCTATGATGTCCAGAATCTGTTTAATGCAATATATCTGATGATCCCGGCCATGTTGAACCCCTTTATCTATGGATTAGGAGTCAGAGAGATCAGATACTCCTTGAGTAGATCCTGGAAGAGAAGGAGTTGCGTTCTCTTCTCCTCGATGCACGTTCACATTAATAAGACATTTGTTCTTCGATTAACTGCAGAAGAAAAGTGA